One genomic region from Desulfurobacterium atlanticum encodes:
- a CDS encoding YqhA family protein — MEGKGTETKEKDCLCEDRPFLERTFEKALWASRLLVLIAVIPSLCASFALFIIGTNKIFKVFVKTMENFMDYDANYYKYAIGNIITAVDIYLIATVMIIFSLGLYELYVSKLEPAEVSDNVKILNIKSLEDLKTKLAKVVLMVLIVTFFKYAQRVAYSTPMDLLVFGGAILTIALTVYFTGKHAK; from the coding sequence ATGGAAGGTAAAGGAACTGAAACAAAAGAGAAGGATTGTTTATGTGAAGACAGGCCTTTCCTTGAAAGAACATTTGAAAAGGCGTTATGGGCAAGCCGTCTTCTTGTTCTTATAGCAGTTATTCCGTCTCTTTGTGCCTCATTTGCCCTTTTCATAATAGGGACAAATAAGATTTTTAAGGTATTTGTAAAGACTATGGAAAATTTTATGGACTATGATGCAAATTACTACAAATATGCTATAGGTAACATTATAACTGCCGTTGATATTTATCTGATAGCTACAGTAATGATTATTTTTTCACTTGGCCTCTATGAACTTTACGTAAGCAAGCTTGAGCCTGCAGAAGTGTCTGATAATGTTAAAATTCTTAACATTAAGTCCCTGGAGGATTTAAAAACAAAGCTTGCAAAAGTTGTTTTAATGGTACTTATCGTTACCTTTTTTAAGTACGCTCAGAGAGTTGCTTATTCTACTCCTATGGACCTTTTAGTATTTGGTGGTGCTATTTTAACCATAGCGCTTACCGTTTATTTTACAGGAAAACACGCAAAATAG
- the rsmH gene encoding 16S rRNA (cytosine(1402)-N(4))-methyltransferase RsmH, with product MSEIFHPPVLLKESVKFLNAEKGGVFVDCTLGGGGHTETILEANPENKVIAIDRDEEAIERAIKKLERFGDRFSVYHANFSQIDAVLDEESVDFVDGILFDLGVSHFQLRGDRGFSFWKDDFLDMRMDRTQKLTAEKVVNTLSERELADIIFKYGEERFARKIAREIVKRRKIKPIRTTAELAKIVEEVIPKRLWAGRKKHPATKTFQAIRIYVNKEFESIEEGIPKAVERLKEGGRIVVITFHSLEDRIVKNILKSREDLKIVTKKPILPSDEEIKTNSAARSAKLRAGEKINI from the coding sequence ATGAGTGAGATATTTCATCCGCCTGTTCTTTTAAAAGAGAGTGTTAAGTTTTTGAATGCAGAGAAAGGGGGTGTTTTTGTTGACTGCACTTTGGGAGGCGGAGGGCATACAGAGACGATTCTTGAAGCAAATCCGGAAAACAAAGTAATAGCAATAGATAGGGACGAGGAAGCGATAGAAAGAGCCATCAAAAAACTTGAGAGATTCGGTGATAGGTTTTCTGTTTATCATGCAAACTTTTCCCAGATAGATGCTGTTCTTGATGAGGAAAGTGTTGACTTTGTTGATGGGATTCTTTTTGACCTTGGTGTTTCCCATTTCCAGCTTAGGGGAGATAGAGGTTTTTCTTTCTGGAAAGATGATTTTCTTGATATGAGAATGGACAGAACACAGAAATTAACAGCAGAAAAGGTTGTAAATACCCTTTCAGAGAGGGAACTTGCAGATATAATTTTCAAGTATGGAGAAGAGCGGTTTGCAAGAAAAATAGCAAGGGAGATAGTTAAAAGGCGTAAAATTAAACCTATAAGAACAACCGCTGAACTTGCAAAGATAGTTGAAGAGGTTATACCTAAAAGGCTCTGGGCAGGAAGAAAAAAACACCCTGCTACAAAAACGTTTCAGGCTATAAGAATCTATGTTAATAAAGAGTTTGAAAGTATAGAAGAGGGAATTCCAAAAGCTGTTGAAAGACTTAAAGAGGGTGGAAGAATTGTTGTTATTACATTTCATTCACTTGAAGACAGAATAGTTAAAAACATTTTAAAAAGTAGAGAAGATCTTAAGATAGTAACAAAAAAACCAATACTTCCTTCTGATGAAGAGATAAAAACAAATTCTGCAGCAAGAAGTGCAAAGTTGAGAGCTGGAGAGAAAATTAATATTTGA
- a CDS encoding phosphoadenylyl-sulfate reductase: MDYEKLSAYDLMETFILKARYPILTASFSINTVVLIYLALKIKPDIEVVSIDTGLLFKETYRFMEEVRSKFNINLKIIKPEISLKEQAELYGDNLWNSDPDKCCFLRKVKPLETFLETQSVDLWITGMRRDQSKTRSNLKKVEFHKLPSGRNIIKINPLADWSRKEVWGFVSKHGLMYNPLYDRGYTSFGCVPCTDLPMSSDERSGRWKGKSKTECGIHTFTEKIE, translated from the coding sequence TTGGATTACGAAAAATTATCCGCTTACGATTTAATGGAGACTTTTATTTTAAAAGCCAGATATCCGATTTTAACCGCTTCTTTCAGTATAAATACAGTTGTTCTCATCTACCTTGCTTTAAAGATAAAACCTGACATAGAGGTTGTATCTATTGATACCGGGTTGCTTTTTAAGGAAACATACCGGTTTATGGAGGAAGTGAGGAGTAAATTTAATATTAATCTTAAAATTATAAAGCCTGAAATTTCCCTGAAAGAGCAGGCAGAACTTTATGGAGATAACTTATGGAATAGCGACCCTGATAAGTGCTGTTTTTTGAGAAAGGTTAAGCCTCTTGAAACTTTTCTTGAAACTCAGAGTGTTGATTTATGGATTACAGGTATGCGGAGAGACCAGTCAAAGACAAGAAGTAATTTGAAAAAGGTAGAGTTTCATAAACTTCCTTCCGGAAGGAATATTATAAAGATTAATCCTCTTGCTGACTGGAGCAGAAAAGAGGTTTGGGGTTTTGTTAGCAAGCACGGTCTTATGTATAATCCTCTTTATGATAGGGGTTATACAAGTTTTGGTTGTGTGCCATGTACCGATTTACCTATGTCTTCTGATGAACGTTCAGGAAGGTGGAAGGGAAAAAGTAAAACAGAATGTGGAATTCATACTTTTACAGAAAAAATAGAGTAA
- a CDS encoding THUMP domain-containing class I SAM-dependent RNA methyltransferase, with product MENKTVLKLFAVSQPGIEEITLSELENIGIKGEVVPGGVEFRGGLRELYLSNLCLRTANRVLVRVASFRVKTFAELVKRIARYPWDIYFPYFQKVKIRVTCKKSKLYHSDAVAERVLKGINNRLKHTIEKAKFEDEGTSLIVKIENDFCTVSINSSGKPLYKRGYRVVETQAPLRENLAAAIVLASGWDRKIPLVDPFCGSGTIPIEAAMIAGNIPPGIKRKFAFMKWKNFDETLFYSVKTELESRIKTEIPSIFGFDISENAIRASVENMKFFNLSIKFRKASLPENGLPEIAYVVTNPPYGKRIVADTFSVYRRFGEWLRKSFPAVKVAFLSPDKKLARVTGLKCRKVLTFSNGGIRVSLYRG from the coding sequence ATGGAAAATAAAACGGTTTTAAAACTGTTTGCCGTTTCCCAGCCGGGGATAGAGGAAATTACCCTTTCAGAGCTTGAAAACATCGGAATAAAGGGAGAAGTAGTTCCCGGTGGTGTTGAGTTTAGGGGAGGTCTCAGGGAACTTTATCTTTCAAATCTTTGTCTTAGAACAGCTAACCGTGTTTTGGTAAGAGTTGCTTCTTTCAGGGTGAAAACATTTGCTGAACTTGTAAAACGAATTGCCAGGTATCCATGGGATATCTATTTCCCATATTTTCAGAAGGTTAAGATAAGGGTAACCTGTAAAAAATCAAAGCTCTACCACTCTGATGCTGTTGCTGAAAGAGTTTTAAAAGGGATAAATAATAGATTAAAACATACAATTGAAAAGGCAAAATTTGAAGATGAGGGAACTTCTTTAATTGTAAAAATAGAAAACGATTTTTGCACTGTAAGTATTAACAGTTCCGGGAAACCTTTATATAAAAGAGGTTATAGAGTTGTTGAAACACAGGCTCCTTTAAGAGAGAATCTTGCAGCAGCGATTGTTCTTGCTTCAGGATGGGATAGAAAGATACCTCTTGTTGACCCTTTCTGCGGTTCAGGGACGATTCCCATAGAAGCGGCGATGATAGCTGGCAACATTCCTCCGGGAATAAAGAGAAAATTTGCTTTTATGAAGTGGAAAAACTTTGATGAAACTCTTTTTTATTCTGTTAAAACTGAACTTGAATCCAGAATAAAAACTGAAATCCCTTCAATTTTTGGCTTTGATATATCTGAAAATGCGATAAGAGCTTCTGTTGAAAATATGAAGTTTTTCAATCTTAGTATAAAGTTTAGAAAGGCTTCCCTTCCAGAAAATGGTTTACCGGAAATAGCTTATGTTGTTACCAATCCGCCTTACGGCAAGCGGATAGTTGCAGATACCTTTTCTGTTTACAGACGGTTTGGAGAGTGGCTAAGGAAAAGTTTTCCTGCGGTGAAAGTAGCCTTTCTTTCTCCTGATAAAAAACTTGCCCGGGTGACAGGTTTAAAGTGCAGGAAGGTTTTGACCTTTTCAAACGGGGGAATAAGGGTTAGTTTATATAGAGGTTAA
- a CDS encoding nicotinamide mononucleotide transporter — MERTKGQKILEIVASAFGVTGLFITALGYPNIGFMVALCASTLYAVYAFKTKQYGILTSSIIYAIVEIVGIIHWTFGNGK; from the coding sequence ATGGAAAGAACGAAAGGTCAAAAAATCCTTGAGATAGTTGCTTCGGCTTTTGGCGTTACAGGTTTATTCATTACAGCACTTGGCTATCCGAATATCGGATTTATGGTTGCTCTTTGTGCTTCAACTCTTTATGCTGTATATGCTTTTAAGACAAAGCAGTATGGCATTTTAACAAGTTCAATAATTTACGCTATCGTTGAGATTGTAGGTATCATTCACTGGACTTTTGGCAATGGAAAATAA
- a CDS encoding cation diffusion facilitator family transporter: protein MSLQKKATVIASGVAGILVVIKLAVGLISGSVAVLASAMDSVLDIFVSMFNYFAIHNSEKPPSERFNYGLGKIEALAAVIEGTIITMSGLFIMYQAVKKIIHNEPIHYLGPSLIVMVISIILTAALVIFLEYVAKKTGNLVVKSDALHYKTDLLSNSAVVLSLLIVYFTKFYVIDGIFGIAIALYIIYSAYELIKEGVLILMDVALEDEKVEKIKEIIRSTPKVTDYHFLKTRKAGPFNFVDVHLVFNPEISLQEAHDIADEVERRIKEIDPDKRWEVTIHLDPVDDSINHEHKIVDGSDR, encoded by the coding sequence ATGTCACTTCAGAAAAAAGCTACTGTAATTGCAAGTGGTGTCGCAGGAATTCTCGTTGTTATAAAGCTTGCTGTCGGACTTATTAGCGGTTCAGTTGCCGTTCTTGCTTCAGCTATGGATTCTGTCCTTGATATTTTCGTTTCTATGTTTAACTATTTCGCAATTCATAATTCTGAAAAGCCGCCAAGCGAAAGATTTAATTACGGTCTGGGTAAGATAGAAGCTCTTGCTGCAGTAATAGAAGGGACAATAATCACAATGTCCGGTCTTTTTATAATGTATCAGGCTGTTAAGAAAATCATTCATAACGAGCCAATTCATTACCTTGGCCCTTCTCTTATTGTGATGGTGATTTCTATAATCTTAACGGCTGCTCTTGTGATTTTCCTTGAGTATGTGGCAAAGAAAACCGGGAATCTTGTTGTTAAATCGGATGCCTTACACTATAAAACCGACCTTCTCTCAAACTCGGCTGTTGTTTTATCTTTGCTGATAGTTTACTTCACTAAGTTTTATGTGATTGATGGGATTTTTGGTATAGCTATAGCTCTTTATATTATCTATTCTGCGTATGAGCTTATCAAAGAGGGTGTTTTAATCTTGATGGATGTAGCCCTTGAAGATGAAAAGGTTGAGAAGATAAAAGAAATAATAAGATCAACACCAAAGGTAACAGATTACCATTTTCTCAAAACTCGTAAAGCTGGACCTTTTAACTTCGTTGATGTTCATCTTGTTTTTAATCCGGAAATTTCGCTTCAGGAAGCTCACGATATAGCTGATGAAGTTGAAAGGAGAATTAAAGAGATAGATCCTGATAAAAGATGGGAAGTTACAATCCACCTTGATCCTGTTGATGATTCTATAAACCATGAACACAAGATTGTTGATGGCAGTGATAGATGA